In one Bacillus sp. PK3_68 genomic region, the following are encoded:
- a CDS encoding HAMP domain-containing sensor histidine kinase produces MNGIYTHVNKTLYYITAVSVIALMIVGLLIDNPHLEKIDFGHLFHIVLVFMLAGCLLFYPKYATHIFRVVITIVTFIYFYTLFFLYPDTWSTFIFLCLVPAVSILFFDSKLFYFSLLLNSVAIVLAFSYIAVFDQGHSYPYIKEDITGNILNFIGSQVMVYFIFYLSHRRIKKQQLYYEQIQQSERLRITGQLAAAVAHEIRNPLTVIKGFLQLYQQETAPNCEDAKRHFALMIDELDTAEQVISQFLEIAKPDKDKEMETVNVKNVLQSVTDFLCSYGLLHDNKIQLNVVDDFFIAANNIEFKQLLVNIIKNAIEASNAGDPVIVSANRKKDFIEIKVIDYGQGMSEAEIKTLGTPFYSLKSKGTGLGMMICYNVVEKYKGTIDFQSSKGRGTTVTIRFPSK; encoded by the coding sequence ATGAACGGGATTTATACTCATGTAAATAAAACATTATATTACATTACAGCAGTAAGTGTAATAGCTCTTATGATTGTAGGCTTGTTAATAGATAACCCGCATTTGGAAAAAATAGATTTTGGCCATCTTTTCCACATTGTGCTTGTTTTTATGCTAGCAGGCTGTTTGTTATTTTACCCTAAATATGCTACGCATATTTTTAGAGTGGTAATTACAATAGTGACATTCATTTATTTTTATACGCTTTTCTTTCTCTATCCAGACACTTGGTCTACCTTTATTTTTCTCTGCCTAGTGCCAGCTGTTTCTATCTTATTTTTTGATTCCAAGCTATTTTATTTTTCATTGTTATTAAATAGTGTGGCTATCGTTCTTGCATTTAGTTATATTGCAGTCTTTGATCAAGGACATTCCTATCCCTATATAAAAGAAGATATAACCGGCAATATCCTTAATTTTATAGGCAGCCAGGTGATGGTGTACTTCATCTTCTATCTATCGCACCGCCGAATAAAAAAGCAGCAGTTATACTATGAACAAATACAACAATCGGAGCGCCTAAGAATAACAGGACAACTGGCAGCGGCTGTTGCTCATGAAATTAGAAACCCTTTGACTGTCATAAAAGGATTTTTGCAGCTATATCAACAAGAGACAGCACCTAATTGTGAAGATGCCAAAAGGCATTTTGCTTTGATGATTGATGAATTGGATACAGCTGAACAGGTGATTTCTCAATTTTTAGAGATTGCCAAGCCAGATAAAGATAAAGAAATGGAAACTGTCAATGTAAAGAATGTTCTTCAGAGTGTAACGGATTTTCTTTGTTCTTATGGGTTGTTACATGATAATAAGATCCAGTTAAACGTCGTAGATGACTTTTTTATTGCTGCTAATAATATAGAGTTTAAGCAGTTACTCGTAAATATTATTAAAAATGCCATTGAGGCTTCCAATGCCGGCGATCCTGTAATTGTATCAGCTAATAGAAAGAAAGATTTCATTGAGATCAAAGTGATCGATTATGGACAAGGCATGTCAGAAGCAGAAATTAAGACCCTCGGTACACCTTTTTATTCCTTGAAAAGTAAAGGGACAGGCCTAGGAATGATGATTTGTTACAATGTTGTAGAAAAGTACAAGGGAACCATTGATTTTCAAAGCTCAAAAGGTAGAGGAACAACAGTGACTATACGCTTTCCCTCGAAATAA
- a CDS encoding GAF domain-containing protein: MGVEQTRYSRLANITKIINTKLELREVLEHVTKAISEEIVQCDAVGIYLPQQDGTFKGFVGKPDFIAGITIDKQIIDPKKDLLAKEVIETKKPIYIPHTSKDSRPDPAVINAFKIKSLLVLPISYEQELFGLVFLFDYGIPMNLTEAEIQSVEAYVNMAAVAIQNANNLMQKENLITEKQLLLDITRELPMCSSVQESLDTCFSYLGKVLGSHHIAACLLGPLDKKVIKSVRLSKESDWTEAEYQNIQMSLNYEAIIQEVIKAKNAVFIPDVCADERMDHDSCSHLHIENLLMIPFISMGEVLGVIAVVNLKEKGHYYCDSQIRIAQSIVDATVPAFLNLQYMNQLEYIVEERTRELATANKKVTSIIEGITDGFFTLDKEWKFTYINKHQFLPKNKTIEDVIGKNIWEIYPEVIGTTMYKEFHRVLSEQISIQFETPSVYEDYWHEIVAYPYDDGLCCLFKNVTDKKKYEKELKRLSSLDLIGQMAAGISHEIRNPMTTVRGFLQLLKKEDRFDQYNHYFNLMIEELDRANSIITEFLSMGNTRTSDLQMQDLNALIHDMTPLIKVDAFSQNKIIKIHTTPIPELLLNRNEIRQLLINLYRNGLEAMSEGQTLTIKTYKEGNDNVVLTVQDQGTGIEPEILEKLGTPFFTTKDNGTGLGLGVCYAIAARHHAKIETQTGPEGTTFFIKFHLSNQ; the protein is encoded by the coding sequence ATGGGAGTAGAACAGACGAGATATTCTCGGCTTGCAAATATAACAAAGATTATCAATACAAAGTTAGAATTACGGGAAGTGCTTGAACATGTAACAAAGGCCATATCTGAAGAAATTGTTCAGTGTGATGCTGTAGGTATTTATTTGCCGCAGCAAGATGGAACATTTAAAGGATTTGTAGGGAAGCCTGATTTTATAGCTGGAATAACGATTGATAAACAGATCATTGATCCGAAAAAAGACTTATTAGCCAAAGAGGTAATTGAAACGAAGAAACCTATTTATATACCTCATACATCAAAGGATTCAAGGCCAGATCCAGCAGTTATCAACGCCTTTAAAATTAAATCCTTACTAGTACTGCCCATCTCGTACGAGCAAGAGCTATTTGGCCTTGTTTTTTTATTTGATTATGGCATTCCAATGAATTTAACGGAAGCTGAAATTCAAAGTGTGGAAGCCTATGTAAATATGGCTGCTGTTGCTATTCAAAATGCGAACAACCTTATGCAAAAAGAAAATCTGATTACCGAAAAGCAGTTATTACTAGATATTACACGTGAGTTACCGATGTGCTCCTCTGTGCAGGAAAGTCTCGATACATGCTTTTCCTATTTAGGGAAGGTATTAGGTAGCCACCATATAGCTGCATGCCTTCTAGGTCCGTTGGATAAGAAGGTAATAAAATCTGTAAGGCTAAGCAAAGAGAGCGATTGGACAGAAGCAGAGTATCAAAATATTCAAATGAGTTTAAACTACGAAGCTATTATTCAAGAGGTTATTAAGGCGAAAAATGCTGTTTTTATACCGGATGTTTGTGCAGATGAAAGAATGGATCATGACAGTTGTAGCCATCTTCATATTGAGAACCTGCTTATGATCCCATTTATTTCAATGGGAGAAGTGCTTGGCGTAATAGCTGTCGTCAATCTAAAGGAGAAAGGCCACTATTACTGTGATTCCCAAATTCGAATAGCGCAATCAATTGTTGATGCGACGGTTCCAGCATTTTTAAACTTGCAATATATGAATCAACTTGAATATATAGTGGAAGAACGAACAAGAGAATTGGCTACGGCCAATAAGAAAGTGACAAGTATCATTGAAGGCATCACGGATGGATTTTTCACCTTAGATAAAGAATGGAAATTTACTTATATAAACAAACATCAGTTTCTTCCAAAAAATAAAACAATAGAAGATGTAATAGGAAAAAACATCTGGGAGATATACCCGGAGGTAATTGGAACAACGATGTATAAGGAGTTTCATCGGGTACTGTCAGAGCAGATATCCATACAGTTTGAAACGCCTTCAGTCTATGAAGATTATTGGCATGAGATAGTCGCTTATCCTTATGACGACGGTCTCTGTTGCCTCTTTAAAAATGTAACTGACAAAAAGAAATATGAGAAGGAATTAAAGCGATTGTCGAGCTTGGATTTAATAGGACAAATGGCGGCAGGCATCAGCCATGAAATTAGGAATCCAATGACAACTGTCCGCGGGTTTTTACAATTATTAAAGAAAGAGGATCGTTTTGATCAATACAATCATTATTTTAATTTAATGATTGAAGAGCTGGACCGTGCAAATTCTATTATCACGGAGTTTCTTTCCATGGGCAATACGAGGACCTCTGATTTGCAGATGCAGGATTTAAATGCTCTTATTCATGATATGACTCCCTTGATTAAAGTGGATGCGTTCAGCCAAAACAAAATTATTAAAATTCATACGACACCTATTCCAGAGCTACTTTTAAATCGCAATGAAATACGCCAGTTATTAATCAATCTATATCGGAATGGACTAGAAGCAATGAGTGAAGGGCAAACGCTTACTATTAAAACCTATAAAGAAGGAAACGACAATGTGGTTCTTACTGTACAAGATCAAGGAACAGGGATCGAGCCGGAAATATTAGAGAAGCTAGGTACCCCATTTTTCACTACAAAGGATAATGGAACTGGTTTAGGTTTAGGGGTGTGTTATGCTATTGCCGCTCGACATCATGCAAAGATTGAAACTCAAACAGGACCGGAAGGCACGACATTTTTTATTAAATTTCATTTAAGCAATCAGTAA
- the yeiL gene encoding transcriptional regulator YeiL, with the protein MKVYKNKKRQCYLNEHSIAHLFSFPIEEFIEVQEYQRDEWIIQEGTRPDFLFYVVEGKAKIYVTHQNGKVSLINFINTNDYIGEMELLHEVYYTKGIQTSTKTICFAIPLYRCRAQMLEDVTFLRELTRFLSVKATQMAAKYSQSLAFPLENRLADFILQTADEGVYKEKHVTVCDFLGVSYRHLLHVLAQFCDKDYLQKEGRHYRIRQYHSLYELAEVLRNK; encoded by the coding sequence ATGAAAGTTTATAAGAATAAAAAAAGACAGTGCTATTTGAACGAACACTCTATTGCTCATTTATTTTCTTTTCCGATTGAAGAGTTTATCGAAGTACAGGAATATCAACGTGATGAATGGATCATTCAAGAGGGAACAAGGCCAGATTTCTTGTTTTATGTTGTAGAAGGAAAAGCAAAAATTTATGTGACCCATCAAAATGGGAAAGTTTCCTTAATAAATTTTATCAATACCAATGATTATATCGGGGAAATGGAGTTACTACATGAGGTTTACTACACAAAAGGGATTCAGACCTCTACCAAGACCATTTGCTTTGCCATTCCTTTATATCGCTGCCGTGCCCAGATGCTGGAAGATGTCACATTTCTTCGTGAGTTAACGAGGTTTTTAAGTGTGAAAGCCACGCAAATGGCCGCAAAGTACTCACAAAGCCTTGCTTTCCCGCTTGAAAACCGGCTGGCGGATTTTATTTTACAAACCGCTGATGAAGGGGTTTATAAGGAAAAACACGTAACGGTTTGTGATTTTTTAGGCGTCTCTTATCGACATTTATTACATGTGCTTGCCCAATTTTGCGATAAAGACTATTTGCAAAAAGAAGGCCGGCATTATCGCATTCGGCAGTATCACTCGCTATATGAACTCGCAGAGGTGCTGAGGAATAAATAG
- a CDS encoding YdiU family protein, producing the protein MTKSKSIGWNTDNSYARLPNFFFSHTNPTPVPSPELVVFNDRLAEHLGLSAQGLKSKEGIAVLAGNKIPEEASPLAQAYAGHQFGNFTMLGDGRAVLLGEQVTPQGERVDIQLKGSGRTPFSRGGDGRASLGPMLREYIISEAMHALRIPTTRSLAVVTTGEPVFRETELPGAILTRVAASHLRVGTFQYVANWGKAEDLQTLADYALRRHFPDIERDGEQYLSLLQEVIRRQAELIAKWQLVGFIHGVMNTDNMTISGETIDYGPCAFMDTYDPATVFSSIDLQGRYAYGNQPYIGGWNLARFAEALLPLLHEEEEKAVELAQKEISHFTKLYHSYWFAGMRAKLGLVNEEAEDEALIKDLLHMMEQHHADYTNTFRALTLNSLKDQELFATSEFNKWHERWKERRGRQKESKDASNQLMRESNPALIPRNHRVEEALAAAVEEGDDSVMHRLLDALSNPYAYSNKYEDYCTPAAPTSHPYRTYCGT; encoded by the coding sequence ATGACAAAAAGTAAGAGTATAGGATGGAACACGGACAATAGTTATGCCCGTCTGCCAAACTTCTTTTTCTCCCATACTAATCCGACCCCTGTGCCCTCACCGGAGCTGGTGGTTTTTAATGACCGATTGGCGGAGCATTTAGGTTTGAGCGCACAGGGATTGAAAAGCAAGGAGGGCATAGCCGTGCTTGCTGGAAACAAAATTCCCGAGGAGGCTTCTCCTCTTGCTCAAGCATACGCGGGGCATCAATTCGGAAACTTTACCATGCTAGGGGACGGGCGAGCGGTACTGCTGGGCGAGCAGGTGACTCCACAAGGAGAGCGGGTTGACATTCAGCTTAAGGGCTCTGGCAGAACACCGTTTTCTCGTGGCGGGGATGGCCGTGCATCTCTTGGGCCGATGCTTCGCGAGTATATTATCAGTGAAGCCATGCATGCGCTTCGTATTCCTACTACCCGCAGTTTAGCCGTGGTCACAACGGGTGAGCCTGTATTTCGCGAAACCGAGCTTCCGGGCGCTATTCTCACTCGAGTGGCTGCCAGCCACCTGCGTGTTGGTACTTTTCAGTATGTAGCGAATTGGGGAAAAGCAGAAGATCTTCAAACATTGGCAGATTATGCATTACGCCGGCATTTCCCAGACATTGAAAGGGATGGAGAGCAATATTTGTCTCTGCTTCAAGAAGTGATTAGGCGTCAAGCAGAACTAATTGCTAAATGGCAGCTTGTTGGATTTATTCACGGCGTAATGAATACCGACAATATGACTATCAGCGGAGAAACGATTGATTATGGTCCTTGCGCTTTTATGGATACCTATGACCCGGCGACTGTATTTAGCTCCATCGACCTTCAAGGCCGCTATGCCTACGGAAATCAGCCATACATTGGCGGGTGGAACCTTGCGCGCTTTGCAGAAGCTTTATTGCCACTGCTGCATGAGGAGGAGGAAAAAGCGGTTGAATTAGCTCAAAAGGAAATCTCTCATTTCACCAAGTTATATCACTCTTATTGGTTTGCAGGAATGAGAGCCAAGCTTGGGTTAGTGAATGAAGAAGCGGAGGATGAAGCCTTAATTAAAGATCTTCTTCATATGATGGAACAACACCATGCCGACTATACGAATACTTTTAGAGCTTTAACCCTTAACAGTCTGAAGGATCAAGAGCTATTCGCCACTTCTGAATTTAATAAGTGGCATGAACGTTGGAAAGAGAGGCGAGGCAGACAAAAGGAGTCGAAAGATGCTTCCAATCAGCTGATGCGTGAAAGCAACCCTGCGCTCATTCCAAGGAATCACAGGGTAGAAGAGGCGCTAGCTGCAGCTGTGGAAGAAGGAGATGACAGCGTCATGCACAGGCTTCTAGACGCGCTTTCCAATCCGTACGCATATTCTAATAAGTATGAGGATTACTGTACGCCAGCTGCACCCACTTCCCATCCTTACCGAACCTATTGTGGTACCTGA
- a CDS encoding antibiotic biosynthesis monooxygenase — MFVQMRKTVVTEGNAEKVVERFSGKGLIEEQEGFIDATVMVKKVRRGDEEVVVMIRWESEEHWKQWEKSDAHIAGHRANLGKPKPEYIIHSEGGVYEVKTIKKPAN; from the coding sequence ATGTTTGTACAAATGAGAAAGACTGTGGTTACGGAAGGCAATGCAGAGAAGGTAGTGGAGCGTTTTAGTGGAAAAGGGCTGATTGAAGAGCAAGAAGGATTTATTGATGCAACAGTCATGGTAAAAAAAGTGCGACGTGGCGATGAAGAGGTTGTTGTCATGATTAGATGGGAATCTGAGGAGCATTGGAAACAATGGGAGAAAAGTGATGCTCATATTGCCGGCCATAGAGCCAATCTTGGAAAGCCAAAGCCTGAATATATTATCCATTCAGAAGGTGGAGTATACGAAGTAAAAACAATTAAGAAGCCAGCAAACTAA
- a CDS encoding organic hydroperoxide resistance protein: MANPLFTSTVTAVGGREGKVESPDGVIKLDLAMPGTPRAKQLSQATNPEQLFAAGYSACFDSALQLIAKKERVTFQSEVTANVSLLKDESDQGFKLAVTLQVKGSGIDREQLEELAHKAHAFCPYSKATRGNIDVTLEII, translated from the coding sequence ATGGCAAATCCGCTATTTACATCAACTGTCACAGCAGTGGGAGGACGAGAAGGAAAAGTAGAATCTCCCGATGGCGTCATCAAATTAGACTTGGCCATGCCGGGAACACCAAGAGCCAAACAGCTTTCTCAGGCAACCAATCCAGAACAGCTTTTTGCAGCTGGATATTCCGCTTGTTTTGACAGCGCCCTGCAATTAATTGCGAAAAAAGAACGCGTCACCTTTCAATCAGAAGTAACGGCAAACGTGAGTTTATTAAAAGACGAATCCGACCAAGGGTTTAAATTAGCCGTAACTCTTCAAGTAAAAGGCAGTGGAATCGACAGAGAACAGCTTGAAGAACTGGCTCACAAGGCTCATGCATTCTGCCCTTATTCAAAAGCAACTCGCGGGAATATCGATGTTACACTAGAAATTATATAA
- a CDS encoding MFS transporter, with the protein MNTQRWMSKQFFSFFMTWGIFLPYWTGWMIHTKGITVSEASLIMSLGLVARGLATLVVFPYLSGKFSSKTLLNGMAIGTLISLLCYIPASSFASLLVVTLLLHFFYPSLMPALDSIAGFLAQNKQLKHYGKSRSWGSIGFVVAGMILTVFTGALGDKVILWALLLGTVIFAGLGIMRAPAVLSEKPTAEQTNTGGMLQLFRIKHFGLVLAIVVLLQAAHASYYSYGYIFLQDIHAPKYLIGVIINIAVIAEIIFFSIADRSFHKFSVGSLLALAALGSSIRWILVFAFPNVIVFCIAQTLHACSFAMGHYAFMKYLIKHIPQAQIPKAQGMYSALALSWSTAIFTIFGGYLYEIEPRYAFIGMIVCSVPSMLLALVYRRLGHKKDVSVSV; encoded by the coding sequence ATGAATACACAACGCTGGATGAGCAAACAATTCTTTAGTTTTTTTATGACATGGGGGATTTTTCTCCCCTATTGGACAGGATGGATGATTCATACAAAAGGGATTACGGTTTCCGAGGCTAGTTTGATTATGAGTTTAGGCTTGGTCGCCAGAGGGCTTGCTACACTGGTTGTATTTCCCTATTTATCAGGAAAATTCAGCAGCAAAACTTTATTAAACGGAATGGCGATTGGGACGCTTATTTCGCTCCTATGCTATATTCCGGCAAGTTCTTTTGCCAGCCTGCTTGTGGTGACATTGCTTCTGCACTTTTTTTATCCAAGTTTGATGCCGGCTTTAGACAGCATTGCTGGCTTCCTGGCACAAAATAAACAATTAAAGCATTATGGAAAAAGCCGTTCATGGGGATCGATCGGGTTTGTCGTAGCCGGAATGATCTTAACCGTCTTTACAGGCGCGCTTGGAGATAAAGTTATTTTATGGGCGCTGTTGCTCGGTACAGTCATCTTCGCAGGCTTGGGTATCATGCGTGCCCCTGCTGTCTTATCAGAGAAACCGACGGCGGAGCAAACAAACACCGGAGGGATGCTGCAACTATTTCGCATTAAACACTTTGGTCTAGTGCTTGCCATCGTGGTTTTACTGCAGGCAGCACATGCTTCTTATTACAGCTACGGCTATATTTTTTTACAAGATATCCATGCACCTAAATACTTAATTGGCGTCATTATTAACATTGCTGTGATCGCAGAAATCATTTTCTTTTCCATCGCCGATCGAAGTTTTCATAAATTTTCCGTCGGCTCCTTGCTAGCGCTAGCCGCACTTGGTTCATCTATACGCTGGATATTGGTATTCGCTTTTCCAAACGTGATCGTTTTCTGTATCGCACAAACGCTGCATGCTTGTTCCTTTGCAATGGGCCATTATGCCTTTATGAAATATTTAATCAAACATATTCCACAGGCGCAGATTCCGAAAGCCCAAGGCATGTATTCAGCGTTAGCCCTTAGCTGGAGCACAGCTATATTCACCATTTTCGGCGGTTATTTATACGAAATTGAGCCAAGATACGCCTTTATTGGGATGATTGTGTGCAGCGTTCCATCTATGTTGTTGGCGCTTGTTTACCGAAGATTGGGACATAAAAAGGACGTTTCCGTTTCTGTTTAA
- a CDS encoding ABC transporter ATP-binding protein, translated as MIHRARGPRGINGPVEKAKDWKGTLKRIWSYMEKQKASLMASIIFVILSTLLSLLGPYMIGMIIDEYILPKDITGTVRFLALLTVVYLTAALFTWLQTFMMVRVSLQTVRTLRQDLFDKFQTLSLSFFDRRTHGDLMSRITNDIENLNSALSQSVIQIFSSVLMVSGVAIAMFSLNWVLAIATLLVIPLMIFFTKKVITYSGHYFIKRQRDLGELNGFIEESISGSEVTTLFGKEEKINQQFSIVNERLRHSALAADTVSGFLGPINNFINNVGLGFVIAIGAIMTVHGQATVGIIAAFVTYSRQFFRPISQLSNLFNMFQSAIAGAERVFEIMDETPDVLDKKDAIAVDSFAGHVEFSHVHFSYEKEKDVLKGIHFQIQPGEKIALVGPTGSGKTTIINLLMRFYDVTAGEIKVDGRGIRDYQINGLRKRVGIVLQDTFLFSGTVMENIRYGRLEATDEEVIAAAKMASAHQYIKHLPQGYQTPLTSGGANLSQGQRQLLAIARAILGDSDILILDEATSSIDTKTEIEIQKGINQLMKGRTSFVIAHRLKTIENADRILVIHQGEIIESGTHQELLQRKGFYFSMYESQFHFRGKPSGLSR; from the coding sequence ATGATCCATCGCGCGCGTGGTCCGAGAGGAATAAATGGACCAGTCGAAAAAGCAAAGGATTGGAAGGGAACCCTCAAACGCATTTGGTCATATATGGAGAAGCAAAAAGCATCATTGATGGCTTCGATTATTTTTGTTATCCTCTCCACCTTGTTGAGTCTTCTGGGGCCTTATATGATTGGGATGATCATTGACGAATATATCCTTCCGAAGGATATCACAGGAACGGTTCGATTTTTAGCTCTGCTTACGGTTGTTTATTTAACAGCGGCTCTATTTACCTGGCTGCAAACCTTTATGATGGTCCGGGTATCGTTACAAACGGTTCGAACATTAAGACAGGATTTATTTGATAAGTTTCAAACGCTGTCGCTAAGTTTTTTTGATAGACGTACACATGGCGATCTGATGAGCAGGATAACGAATGATATAGAAAATTTGAATAGCGCACTCAGCCAGAGTGTTATACAAATCTTTTCATCTGTTTTAATGGTTTCAGGGGTAGCTATTGCCATGTTTTCACTGAACTGGGTGCTCGCTATTGCTACGCTTCTTGTCATTCCGCTAATGATTTTTTTTACTAAAAAAGTTATCACTTACAGCGGCCATTATTTTATTAAAAGGCAGCGGGATTTAGGGGAACTCAACGGATTCATCGAGGAATCAATTTCAGGAAGCGAAGTGACTACGCTTTTTGGCAAAGAGGAAAAAATCAATCAGCAATTTTCAATTGTCAATGAGCGATTGCGTCACTCTGCTCTAGCTGCTGATACCGTATCAGGATTTCTTGGCCCTATTAATAACTTCATTAATAATGTCGGGTTAGGCTTCGTTATTGCGATTGGAGCCATTATGACGGTTCATGGGCAAGCGACGGTTGGAATCATTGCCGCCTTTGTTACCTATTCCCGTCAGTTTTTTCGCCCGATTAGCCAGCTGTCTAATTTATTTAATATGTTTCAGTCGGCTATCGCTGGTGCGGAGCGTGTATTTGAAATTATGGATGAGACGCCAGACGTACTGGATAAGAAGGATGCGATTGCTGTAGATTCATTTGCAGGCCATGTCGAATTCTCTCATGTCCACTTTAGTTATGAAAAAGAGAAGGATGTATTAAAGGGTATTCATTTTCAAATTCAACCGGGTGAGAAAATTGCACTTGTCGGCCCAACGGGTTCAGGAAAGACAACAATTATTAATTTGTTAATGAGATTTTATGATGTAACTGCTGGTGAAATCAAAGTGGATGGCAGGGGTATTCGTGATTATCAAATAAACGGGCTGCGAAAAAGAGTAGGGATCGTTCTTCAAGACACGTTCTTATTTTCAGGAACGGTTATGGAGAATATACGCTACGGGCGTTTAGAAGCGACGGATGAGGAAGTGATAGCCGCGGCAAAAATGGCATCGGCTCATCAATATATTAAGCATTTGCCTCAAGGCTATCAAACTCCGCTTACTTCTGGCGGGGCTAATTTGAGCCAGGGGCAGCGCCAATTATTGGCTATTGCTAGAGCAATTTTAGGTGATTCAGATATTTTGATTCTTGATGAAGCTACGTCAAGTATTGACACAAAGACTGAAATAGAAATCCAAAAAGGGATCAATCAGCTGATGAAAGGGCGGACAAGCTTTGTCATTGCCCACCGATTGAAAACCATCGAAAATGCTGATCGAATTTTAGTTATTCATCAAGGAGAAATCATTGAATCGGGCACACATCAAGAGCTGTTACAGAGAAAAGGATTTTACTTTAGTATGTATGAAAGCCAGTTCCATTTTCGGGGGAAACCATCAGGTTTGTCTAGGTAA